A window of the Ipomoea triloba cultivar NCNSP0323 chromosome 14, ASM357664v1 genome harbors these coding sequences:
- the LOC116003731 gene encoding 40S ribosomal protein S24-1 translates to MADKAVTIRTRKFMTNRLLARKQFVIDVLHPGRANVSKAELKEKLARMYEVKDPNAIFVFKFRTHFGGGKSTGFGLIYDSVENAKKFEPKYRLIRNGLDTKVEKSRKQMKERKNRAKKIRGVKKTKAGDAAKGGKKK, encoded by the exons ATGGCGGACAAGGCGGTGACCATCAGGACAAGGAAGTTCATGACCAATCGTCTTCTCGCAAGGAAGCAATTC GTGATCGATGTTCTGCATCCTGGAAGGGCTAATGTTTCCAAG GCGGAATTGAAAGAGAAATTGGCAAGGATGTATGAGGTGAAGGATCCCAACGCCATCTTTGTGTTCAAGTTCAGGACTCACTTTGGAGGAGGTAAATCGACTGGGTTTGGTTTGATCTATGACTCTGTTGAGAATGCAAAGAAGTTTGAACCGAAGTATAGACTTATCAGA AATGGGTTGGATACAAAGGTTGAGAAGTCTAGAAAACAGATGAAGGAGCGGAAGAACAGAGCTAAGAAAATCCGTGGAGTTAAGAAG ACAAAGGCCGGAGATGCTGCCAAGGGTGGAAAGAAGAAGTAA
- the LOC116004852 gene encoding NKAP family protein CG6066 yields the protein MGRLTSAIEIPEERRRSHRDSGRDRGRGRYSPESDSYRLRCRSRSRSPSRSRSRSLSGSRSRSRSPDYSRYEPSSHNNRRDQRSYSPHRSSHRRSPDYEPYKFERRGDRRKGYDNGDYRNRRAAESESDEELKGLSFEEYRRLKRQKLRKMLRNCIWNCTPSPPRGENEPEDVDQDFIDERQINDLKGKENEKKESSKLDSKRSNDDSSESESVSESESESDGSRHRKSKKSRKSGSRRRSRRSRSVSESESESADSSDDSEVEARRRRRLRRKQNRQHQRSSRKKKSRSRRKSDESETESSEASESSEDHVKSKKRRSSSSRSRRSNKRKESDSEASQPHESSDSGAEAKDKQEVEETLGNEVTSEVLELKELIESRMKPPMDNELIVGPMPMPRTDGQPVNYGGALRPGEGDAIAQYVQQGKRIPRRGEVGLSAEEISKFESLGYVMSGSRHQRMNAIRIRKENQVYSAEDKRALAMFNYEEKAKREQKVMADLQRLVQRHIGPDVGPSHDPFAGVAGRSADMADA from the coding sequence ATGGGTCGACTAACCTCTGCGATTGAAATCCCGGAAGAACGGCGCCGGAGCCACAGAGATAGCGGCCGCGACCGTGGCCGTGGCCGTTACTCTCCGGAATCCGATTCGTATCGCCTTCGCTGTCGGAGTCGCAGCCGTAGCCCTAGCCGAAGCCGGAGTCGCAGTCTCAGCGGCAGCAGGAGTCGAAGCCGTAGTCCAGACTACTCAAGGTATGAGCCTTCCTCTCATAATAACCGTCGTGACCAGCGGTCCTATTCTCCTCACCGTTCGAGCCATCGACGAAGCCCTGATTACGAACCCTACAAATTCGAACGACGGGGAGATCGAAGGAAAGGCTACGACAATGGAGATTACAGAAATAGGCGAGCTGCCGAGTCGGAATCGGATGAGGAGCTGAAAGGATTGAGTTTTGAAGAGTACAGGAGGCTGAAGCGTCAGAAATTGAGGAAGATGCTTAGGAATTGTATTTGGAATTGCACCCCTAGCCCACCTAGGGGTGAGAACGAGCCAGAGGACGTTGATCAAGACTTCATTGACGAACGGCAGATCAACGATTTGAAAGGAAAAGAGAATGAGAAAAAGGAAAGCTCGAAGTTGGACTCTAAGAGGTCGAATGATGATTCATCGGAGAGTGAATCTGTTTCTGAATCTGAATCTGAATCGGATGGTTCACGACACAGGAAGTCTAAGAAGAGCAGGAAATCTGGTTCTAGACGTAGAAGCAGGAGATCAAGATCAGTGTCTGAAAGTGAGAGTGAATCCGCTGATTCAAGTGATGATTCAGAAGTTGAAgctaggaggaggaggagattGAGGAGAAAACAAAACAGGCAGCACCAAAGGAGTAGCAGGAAGAAGAAAAGTAGAAGTAGAAGGAAGAGTGATGAGAGTGAAACAGAGTCTTCTGAAGCCAGTGAATCATCAGAAGATCATGTCAAGTCAAAGAAGAGGAGGTCTTCTTCCTCGAGGTCTAGGCGGAGCAATAAAAGGAAGGAATCTGATAGCGAGGCTTCTCAACCACATGAGAGCTCTGATTCTGGAGCTGAAGCAAAAGATAAACAGGAGGTTGAAGAAACATTGGGAAATGAAGTTACGAGCGAGGTTCTTgaattaaaagaattaattgAGTCACGGATGAAGCCTCCTATGGATAATGAGCTCATAGTTGGCCCTATGCCAATGCCCAGGACTGATGGACAGCCGGTTAACTATGGTGGAGCACTTAGGCCTGGTGAAGGTGATGCTATTGCCCAGTATGTTCAGCAAGGAAAACGTATTCCCCGTAGAGGAGAAGTGGGTCTTTCAGCTGAGGAGATTTCAAAGTTTGAAAGTCTTGGATATGTGATGAGTGGTAGTAGGCATCAGAGAATGAATGCTATCCGTATCAGAAAGGAAAACCAAGTTTACAGTGCTGAGGATAAGCGGGCATTGGCTATGTTTAATTACGAGGAGAAGGCTAAGCGTGAACAGAAGGTTATGGCTGATTTGCAGCGCCTGGTGCAACGTCATATTGGCCCTGATGTTGGTCCATCTCACGATCCGTTTGCTGGGGTTGCTGGAAGATCCGCTGACATGGCTGATGCTTGA